The following proteins come from a genomic window of Alosa alosa isolate M-15738 ecotype Scorff River chromosome 2, AALO_Geno_1.1, whole genome shotgun sequence:
- the spns3 gene encoding protein spinster homolog 3 isoform X3 codes for MLLAPVFGYLGDRYNRKLIMVAGLAVWIGTTLGSSFVTKSYFWVLVLMRAFVGTGEASYCTVAPTIIGDLFSDSKRTLMISFFYIFIPVGSGLGYIVGSTIASATGDWSWALRLNPILGAFGLVLLLFLTPNPPRGASDLQGGVQIERTSYLEDIKYLLRNRSFVWSSLGVTAMAFVTGALAFWTPTFLSRARVTMGLRPPCEKEPCDSSDSYIFGAITVVTGILGVSLGTWISGRLRDRVPNADPLICAVGMLASAPCFFIAIILASTSIPATYVFIGIGETLLSLNWAILADILLYVVVPTRRATAEALQIMVCHLFGDAGSPYLLGAISDALSKYDPDSLTWRFRSLEYSVLICPFIGVLGGLFFLMTALYINEDRKAAQLLTTGEPPVQVVPLAVEGQPVA; via the exons ATGCTACTGGCTCCAGTCTTTGGCTACCTCGGGGATCGCTACAACAGGAAGCTCATCATGGTTGCTGGTCTTGCTGTGTGGATTGGGACCACACTTGGCAGCTCTTTCGTCACCAAATCG TATTTCTGGGTGCTGGTGCTGATGAGGGCTTTTGTGGGGACAGGAGAGGCCAGCTACTGCACCGTCGCCCCCACCATCATCGGGGATCTCTTCAGCGACTCTAAGAGGACCCTGATGATCTCCTTCTTCTACATCTTCATTCCTGTCGGAAG tGGTCTTGGATACATTGTCGGATCCACAATTGCCAGTGCCACAGGAGATTGGAGTTGGGCGCTTAGG CTTAATCCCATCCTTGGAGCGTTTGGACTGGTGCTGTTGCTCTTTCTGACCCCTAACCCGCCAAGGGGAGCCTCCGACTTGCAGGGAGGGGTGCAAATCGAGCGGACATCCTATCTGGAGGACATCAAGTACCTCTTGAGGAA TCGGAGCTTTGTGTGGTCCTCGCTGGGCGTGACCGCCATGGCGTTTGTCACGGGGGCGTTGGCCTTCTGGACGCCCACGTTTCTGTCCCGAGCCCGGGTGACCATGGGCCTCAGACCTCCTTGCGAGAAGGAACCTTGTGACTCCTCTGACAG CTATATATTTGGGGCGATCACTGTGGTGACAGGAATCTTGGGTGTGTCCCTGGGCACCTGGATATCTGGCCGGCTTCGAGACAGAGTGCCCAATGCTGACCCACTGATCTGCGCGGTGGGCATGCTGGCTTCTGCTCCCTGTTTCTTTATAGCCATCATACTGGCATCGACAAGCATCCCTGCAACATAT GTCTTCATTGGGATTGGAGAAACTCTTCTCTCACTAAACTGGGCCATTCTTGCTGACATCCTGCTG TATGTTGTTGTGCCAACAAGGAGGGCTACAGCAGAGGCCTTGCAAATCATGGTGTGCCATCTTTTTGGTGATGCTGGGAGCCCTTATCTGCTGGGTGCG aTCTCGGACGCTCTGAGTAAATACGACCCAGACTCTCTGACCTGGCGCTTCCGCAGTCTGGAGTACAGTGTTCTGATCTGCCCGTTCATAGGCGTGCTGGGAGGGCTCTTCTTCCTCATGACGGCCCTCTACATCAACGAGGACAGAAAGGCAGCGCAGCTACTGACCACAG GTGAACCTCCAGTTCAAGTTGTCCCACTGGCAGTGGAAGGCCAACCTGTAGcatga
- the spns3 gene encoding protein spinster homolog 3 isoform X2 — translation METGPPAGTSSRDEKTHLRSNSKGTPHYGTIANGQVDNSPETTQISPRRAYIAVAVLCYVNLLNYMDRYTIAGVLQSIQTYFGINDSTSGLLQTVFICSFMLLAPVFGYLGDRYNRKLIMVAGLAVWIGTTLGSSFVTKSYFWVLVLMRAFVGTGEASYCTVAPTIIGDLFSDSKRTLMISFFYIFIPVGSGLGYIVGSTIASATGDWSWALRLNPILGAFGLVLLLFLTPNPPRGASDLQGGVQIERTSYLEDIKYLLRNRSFVWSSLGVTAMAFVTGALAFWTPTFLSRARVTMGLRPPCEKEPCDSSDSYIFGAITVVTGILGVSLGTWISGRLRDRVPNADPLICAVGMLASAPCFFIAIILASTSIPATYVFIGIGETLLSLNWAILADILLYVVVPTRRATAEALQIMVCHLFGDAGSPYLLGAISDALSKYDPDSLTWRFRSLEYSVLICPFIGVLGGLFFLMTALYINEDRKAAQLLTTGEPPVQVVPLAVEGQPVA, via the exons ATGGAGACTGGCCCCCCTGCAGGGACCAGTTCCCGTGACGAGAAAACTCACCTCCGTTCCAACTCAAAAGGGACTCCCCACTATGGAACCATTGCCAATGGCCAAGTGGACAACTCACCGGAGACCACACAAATCTCACCAAGACGAGCCTACATAGCCGTGGCTGTACTGTGCTATGTCAATCTACTGAACTATATGGACCGGTACACAATCGCAG GTGTACTTCAGAGTATCCAGACCTACTTTGGTATAAACGACAGCACATCTGGCCTGCTGCAAACAG tttttatCTGCAGTTTTATGCTACTGGCTCCAGTCTTTGGCTACCTCGGGGATCGCTACAACAGGAAGCTCATCATGGTTGCTGGTCTTGCTGTGTGGATTGGGACCACACTTGGCAGCTCTTTCGTCACCAAATCG TATTTCTGGGTGCTGGTGCTGATGAGGGCTTTTGTGGGGACAGGAGAGGCCAGCTACTGCACCGTCGCCCCCACCATCATCGGGGATCTCTTCAGCGACTCTAAGAGGACCCTGATGATCTCCTTCTTCTACATCTTCATTCCTGTCGGAAG tGGTCTTGGATACATTGTCGGATCCACAATTGCCAGTGCCACAGGAGATTGGAGTTGGGCGCTTAGG CTTAATCCCATCCTTGGAGCGTTTGGACTGGTGCTGTTGCTCTTTCTGACCCCTAACCCGCCAAGGGGAGCCTCCGACTTGCAGGGAGGGGTGCAAATCGAGCGGACATCCTATCTGGAGGACATCAAGTACCTCTTGAGGAA TCGGAGCTTTGTGTGGTCCTCGCTGGGCGTGACCGCCATGGCGTTTGTCACGGGGGCGTTGGCCTTCTGGACGCCCACGTTTCTGTCCCGAGCCCGGGTGACCATGGGCCTCAGACCTCCTTGCGAGAAGGAACCTTGTGACTCCTCTGACAG CTATATATTTGGGGCGATCACTGTGGTGACAGGAATCTTGGGTGTGTCCCTGGGCACCTGGATATCTGGCCGGCTTCGAGACAGAGTGCCCAATGCTGACCCACTGATCTGCGCGGTGGGCATGCTGGCTTCTGCTCCCTGTTTCTTTATAGCCATCATACTGGCATCGACAAGCATCCCTGCAACATAT GTCTTCATTGGGATTGGAGAAACTCTTCTCTCACTAAACTGGGCCATTCTTGCTGACATCCTGCTG TATGTTGTTGTGCCAACAAGGAGGGCTACAGCAGAGGCCTTGCAAATCATGGTGTGCCATCTTTTTGGTGATGCTGGGAGCCCTTATCTGCTGGGTGCG aTCTCGGACGCTCTGAGTAAATACGACCCAGACTCTCTGACCTGGCGCTTCCGCAGTCTGGAGTACAGTGTTCTGATCTGCCCGTTCATAGGCGTGCTGGGAGGGCTCTTCTTCCTCATGACGGCCCTCTACATCAACGAGGACAGAAAGGCAGCGCAGCTACTGACCACAG GTGAACCTCCAGTTCAAGTTGTCCCACTGGCAGTGGAAGGCCAACCTGTAGcatga
- the spns3 gene encoding protein spinster homolog 3 isoform X1 → MWNMTDKHLKRCTKWSAMETGPPAGTSSRDEKTHLRSNSKGTPHYGTIANGQVDNSPETTQISPRRAYIAVAVLCYVNLLNYMDRYTIAGVLQSIQTYFGINDSTSGLLQTVFICSFMLLAPVFGYLGDRYNRKLIMVAGLAVWIGTTLGSSFVTKSYFWVLVLMRAFVGTGEASYCTVAPTIIGDLFSDSKRTLMISFFYIFIPVGSGLGYIVGSTIASATGDWSWALRLNPILGAFGLVLLLFLTPNPPRGASDLQGGVQIERTSYLEDIKYLLRNRSFVWSSLGVTAMAFVTGALAFWTPTFLSRARVTMGLRPPCEKEPCDSSDSYIFGAITVVTGILGVSLGTWISGRLRDRVPNADPLICAVGMLASAPCFFIAIILASTSIPATYVFIGIGETLLSLNWAILADILLYVVVPTRRATAEALQIMVCHLFGDAGSPYLLGAISDALSKYDPDSLTWRFRSLEYSVLICPFIGVLGGLFFLMTALYINEDRKAAQLLTTGEPPVQVVPLAVEGQPVA, encoded by the exons CGCTGCACAAAGTGGTCTGCCATGGAGACTGGCCCCCCTGCAGGGACCAGTTCCCGTGACGAGAAAACTCACCTCCGTTCCAACTCAAAAGGGACTCCCCACTATGGAACCATTGCCAATGGCCAAGTGGACAACTCACCGGAGACCACACAAATCTCACCAAGACGAGCCTACATAGCCGTGGCTGTACTGTGCTATGTCAATCTACTGAACTATATGGACCGGTACACAATCGCAG GTGTACTTCAGAGTATCCAGACCTACTTTGGTATAAACGACAGCACATCTGGCCTGCTGCAAACAG tttttatCTGCAGTTTTATGCTACTGGCTCCAGTCTTTGGCTACCTCGGGGATCGCTACAACAGGAAGCTCATCATGGTTGCTGGTCTTGCTGTGTGGATTGGGACCACACTTGGCAGCTCTTTCGTCACCAAATCG TATTTCTGGGTGCTGGTGCTGATGAGGGCTTTTGTGGGGACAGGAGAGGCCAGCTACTGCACCGTCGCCCCCACCATCATCGGGGATCTCTTCAGCGACTCTAAGAGGACCCTGATGATCTCCTTCTTCTACATCTTCATTCCTGTCGGAAG tGGTCTTGGATACATTGTCGGATCCACAATTGCCAGTGCCACAGGAGATTGGAGTTGGGCGCTTAGG CTTAATCCCATCCTTGGAGCGTTTGGACTGGTGCTGTTGCTCTTTCTGACCCCTAACCCGCCAAGGGGAGCCTCCGACTTGCAGGGAGGGGTGCAAATCGAGCGGACATCCTATCTGGAGGACATCAAGTACCTCTTGAGGAA TCGGAGCTTTGTGTGGTCCTCGCTGGGCGTGACCGCCATGGCGTTTGTCACGGGGGCGTTGGCCTTCTGGACGCCCACGTTTCTGTCCCGAGCCCGGGTGACCATGGGCCTCAGACCTCCTTGCGAGAAGGAACCTTGTGACTCCTCTGACAG CTATATATTTGGGGCGATCACTGTGGTGACAGGAATCTTGGGTGTGTCCCTGGGCACCTGGATATCTGGCCGGCTTCGAGACAGAGTGCCCAATGCTGACCCACTGATCTGCGCGGTGGGCATGCTGGCTTCTGCTCCCTGTTTCTTTATAGCCATCATACTGGCATCGACAAGCATCCCTGCAACATAT GTCTTCATTGGGATTGGAGAAACTCTTCTCTCACTAAACTGGGCCATTCTTGCTGACATCCTGCTG TATGTTGTTGTGCCAACAAGGAGGGCTACAGCAGAGGCCTTGCAAATCATGGTGTGCCATCTTTTTGGTGATGCTGGGAGCCCTTATCTGCTGGGTGCG aTCTCGGACGCTCTGAGTAAATACGACCCAGACTCTCTGACCTGGCGCTTCCGCAGTCTGGAGTACAGTGTTCTGATCTGCCCGTTCATAGGCGTGCTGGGAGGGCTCTTCTTCCTCATGACGGCCCTCTACATCAACGAGGACAGAAAGGCAGCGCAGCTACTGACCACAG GTGAACCTCCAGTTCAAGTTGTCCCACTGGCAGTGGAAGGCCAACCTGTAGcatga